A genome region from Nycticebus coucang isolate mNycCou1 chromosome 4, mNycCou1.pri, whole genome shotgun sequence includes the following:
- the RIMBP3B gene encoding RIMS-binding protein 3B, with protein MTKDSPNPSGGGRASLKKPSSPGQTAAMLEEQRRELEKLRAELEAERARGRAERRRFAAQARQLREGAERERQQLADHLRSKWEAQRSRELRQLQEEVQREREAEIRQLLRWKEAEMRQLQQLLHRERDGVVRQARELQRQLAEELVNRGYCCRTGAPEISAARCRCRLQEVLAQLRWETDGEQAARIRHLQAALDVERQLFLKYILEHFRWHPALSGPADAPPSGERLLKISSGTPHAPKPACHLESLDSLSAGVRVRSRSLDLMSSVCCSSPNGLLSTRASSLDSLAPERSHSVDSTLSRPKASVHNEVSSKTSILGSPVPTSRPPPPQPPPSSPPGKPSDPRGGEGPNSQPCEALSLSSSGLDYHELVKQNSELAEALRVLVRRCSNLHEENLQLRRAGFRDHADEKVKRLKVKHAELAGLARRLEDRARMLQETNLRAVSAPVPCESRSILELCQAFAHQRAQDLSEQASALLTKDKQIEELRQECHLLQARVASGIGRNLHSEEGSPSAQWLKVSDLDRLQRESQREVLRLQRQLTLRQGCARAEEGGQSAPCEEARRQVQALERELGARQRECQELGAQAAAAQRRGDEAEAQLQVALRKGAWLAEETGRLQAQANWVQKVEAENSDVRGQLGRACQERDAAGLLAEQLLQQAASGQDRQQQLEHDLQKALCDLQAARKEIQALQCQPSHPAEQPGEATQALETQTRNSRRPKFQPGPEDHTLSQPSRDQHEKREASPDVNPAALGEPTSAPHVPDRVIASPPLESRPQAKKTSSQSNSSSEVESAWATVPSCTTLDVDTASEVDDLEPDSMSLPSEVGGSDAPAAPKLKIFLAQYNYNPFEGPNEHPEGELPLTAGDYVYIFGDMDEDGFYEGELEDGRRGLVPSNLVEQVPDNIIPGYLPPKSPDLGHPPLPTGQGKAAKEDSLLPGEAQGVVGRGTSQMERMGSIAEVATDILHTKTEAYQLGLPHSTQEQGFSRPFLGANGLLCVAPMRLQLHSVTATSAKINWVYSSSSHPHVVYLDDQEHALTPAGVSCYTFHGLRPGTQYHTRVEVQLPWDLLQVHWETVSSTITFDTPLAGPPDPPLDVLVERHTLPGFLVVSWLPVTIDSAGSSNGVQVTGYAVYADGLKVSEVADATAGSTLLAFSQLQVPLMCQNVSVRTMSLCGESLDSVPAQIPEDCFPCHQSLETPPFSYTCGNPASCRVTFPICPQKLALAPLSAKASPYTPGSYGESQAKFLEAFREESLRRQSLMSNLSSEGQCPSSGAGIQAQGLIEARESCKKDLLFQKGHQNHRPPLLNAQPRGRENCYRHMGTRKSLAPGFIHLSSECGPWKEPCQEKPALEKAFRQKQDTQVFTPPQLGTSQRYASDFCNILEEEAVCLDLWPPEEQEQRKELRPQSRRGQAVGSKRECQLYELSLAPCPAPSSQVIMMSRAGPLQSGVGAEPPARVFMALFDYNPLMMSADTEGVQEELAFQKGQLLRVWGSRDPRGFYHGECNGQVGTIPGHLVAEVEEGMEWTEERWHLWAQGHQPSVAHLEDSGGLISPQGSSPIPQGNTRRPPLWTPKTMMAALDYDPRAGGAGARAKGKLAVKAGDVVTVYGPVDDKGFYYGESGGHRGLVPAYLLDHMSLHGE; from the coding sequence ATGACCAAGGACTCCCCCAATCCGTCGGGCGGTGGCCGTGCGTCGCTCAAGAAACCGAGCAGCCCAGGTCAGACAGCGGCGATGCTGGAGGAGCAAAGGCGGGAGCTGGAGAAGCTGCGGGCGGAGCTGGAGGCGGAGCGGGCGCGCGGGCGGGCCGAACGGCGGCGCTTCGCGGCCCAGGCGCGCCAGCTGCGGGAGGGGGCCGAGCGAGAGCGGCAGCAGCTGGCTGACCATCTGCGCTCCAAGTGGGAGGCACAGCGCAGTCGGGAGCTGCGGCAGCTGCAGGAGGAGGTGCAGCGGGAGCGTGAGGCTGAGATCCGTCAGCTGCTGCGCTGGAAGGAGGCCGAGATGCGGCAGCTGCAGCAGTTGCTGCACCGCGAGCGCGACGGCGTGGTACGCCAGGCCCGGGAGCTGCAGCGCCAGCTGGCAGAGGAGCTAGTGAACCGCGGCTACTGCTGCCGCACGGGGGCGCCCGAAATCTCCGCGGCGCGGTGTCGCTGTCGCCTGCAGGAGGTGCTGGCGCAGCTGCGCTGGGAAACCGACGGCGAGCAGGCCGCGCGCATCCGCCACCTGCAGGCGGCGCTGGACGTGGAGCGCCAGCTCTTCCTCAAGTACATTCTAGAGCACTTCCGCTGGCACCCCGCTTTGTCCGGACCCGCCGACGCCCCGCCCTCCGGAGAGCGGCTCCTCAAGATCTCGAGTGGCACTCCTCACGCCCCGAAGCCCGCCTGTCACCTCGAATCTCTCGACAGCCTGAGTGCCGGCGTCCGTGTCCGTTCCCGCTCCCTCGACTTGATGTCTTCCGTGTGCTGCAGCTCCCCAAACGGCCTGCTCTCCACGCGTGCCAGCTCCCTTGACTCCTTGGCACCAGAGCGTTCCCACTCTGTCGACAGCACCCTAAGTCGCCCCAAGGCTTCCGTACACAATGAAGTGTCATCCAAAACCTCCATTCTTGGCTCCCCTGTTCCCACCTCGCGGCCGCCACCGCCCCAGCCACCACCATCATCTCCACCCGGGAAACCTAGTGACCCGCGGGGAGGAGAAGGCCCTAACAGTCAGCCCTGCGAAGCCCTGAGCCTCTCGTCCTCTGGCCTGGACTACCACGAGCTGGTGAAACAGAACTCAGAGCTGGCCGAGGCATTGCGGGTGCTGGTGCGTCGCTGCTCTAACCTGCACGAAGAGAACCTGCAGCTGCGGCGTGCAGGCTTCCGCGACCACGCAGACGAGAAGGTAAAGCGGCTCAAGGTGAAGCACGCAGAACTGGCAGGCCTCGCGCGGCGCCTGGAGGACCGGGCCCGCATGCTTCAGGAGACAAACCTCCGGGCGGTGAGCGCACCTGTGCCCTGCGAGAGTCGCTCTATCCTGGAGCTTTGCCAGGCCTTTGCCCACCAGCGGGCCCAGGACTTGTCTGAGCAGGCGAGCGCGCTGCTCACCAAGGACAAGCAGATCgaagagctgaggcaggagtgccACCTGCTGCAGGCGCGCGTCGCCTCTGGCATCGGCAGAAACCTTCACTCTGAAGAGGGCTCCCCCTCCGCCCAGTGGCTCAAAGTCAGCGACTTAGACCGGTTGCAGCGCGAGTCCCAGCGGGAAGTGCTGCGCCTGCAGAGGCAATTGACCCTTCGGCAGGGCTGCGCCCGGGCAGAGGAAGGAGGCCAGAGCGCTCCCTGCGAGGAGGCGCGTCGCCAAGTGCAGGCTCTGGAGCGCGAGCTGGGAGCGCGGCAGCGCGAGTGCCAGGAGCTGGGCGCGCAGGCGGCGGCGGCGCAGCGGCGCGGCGATGAGGCAGAGGCGCAGCTGCAAGTGGCGTTGCGCAAGGGCGCCTGGCTGGCGGAGGAGACTGGGCGGCTCCAAGCCCAGGCCAACTGGGTGCAGAAGGTGGAAGCTGAGAACAGCGACGTGCGGGGGCAGTTGGGCCGTGCGTGTCAGGAGCGCGACGCCGCCGGCCTGTTGGCTGAGCAACTGCTCCAGCAGGCAGCCAGTGGACAGGACAGGCAGCAGCAGCTGGAGCACGACCTCCAGAAAGCTCTGTGTGACCTCCAAGCTGCCCGGAAGGAGATACAGGCACTTCAGTGTCAGCCCAGCCACCCTGCAGAACAGCCGGGGGAAGCCACCCAAGCCCTGGAGACCCAAACCAGGAATAGCAGAAGGCCCAAGTTCCAGCCAGGACCTGAAGATCATACACTGTCACAGCCCAGCAGAGACCAACATGAGAAAAGGGAAGCCTCCCCAGATGTGAACCCCGCTGCCCTTGGGGAGCCAACAAGTGCCCCTCATGTGCCAGACAGAGTCATTGCAAGCCCACCTCTGGAATCCAGGCCTCAGGCCAAGAAAACCAGCTCCCAGTCAAACTCCTCCTCTGAGGTGGAGTCCGCGTGGGCCACTGTGCCATCCTGCACTACTCTGGACGTGGACACAGCCAGTGAAGTGGATGATCTAGAGCCTGACAGCATGTCCCTGCCCTCAGAAGTGGGAGGCTCAGATGCTCCTGCTGCCCCCAAGCTCAAGATTTTCCTGGCTCAATATAACTACAACCCATTTGAGGGGCCCAATGAGCACCCTGAGGGTGAGCTACCCCTCACAGCTGGGGACTATGTATATATCTTTGGGGACATGGATGAGGATGGCTTCTACGAGGGGGAACTTGAGGATGGCCGGCGGGGTCTGGTGCCCTCCAACTTGGTGGAGCAGGTTCCAGACAACATCATCCCAGGCTACCTGCCTCCCAAGTCCCCTGACCTTGGTCACCCTCCACTCCCAACTGGGCAGGGCAAAGCTGCAAAGGAAGACAGCTTATTACCTGGGGAAGCCCAGGGAGTGGTGGGCAGAGGGACAAGCCAGATGGAAAGGATGGGCTCCATAGCAGAGGTAGCCACAGACATCTTGCATACAAAGACAGAAGCCTACCAGCTGGGCTTGCCACACAGCACCCAGGAACAGGGCTTCTCCAGACCCTTCCTAGGGGCCAATGGGTTGCTCTGTGTGGCCCCCATGCGACTACAGCTGCACAGCGTCACAGCCACATCAGCCAAGATCAACTGGGTCTACAGCAGTAGCAGCCACCCCCACGTGGTGTACCTCGATGACCAAGAGCATGCCCTGACCCCCGCGGGTGTGAGCTGCTACACCTTCCATGGCCTACGTCCTGGCACGCAGTACCATACCCGGGTGGAAGTGCAGCTGCCCTGGGACCTGCTGCAAGTGCACTGGGAAACAGTGTCCTCCACCATCACTTTTGACACACCTTTGGCAGGACCTCCCGACCCTCCTCTGGACGTCCTGGTGGAGCGACACACCTTGCCAGGCTTCCTGGTGGTCAGCTGGCTCCCCGTGACAATTGACTCAGCTGGGTCCTCCAATGGAGTCCAGGTCACTGGCTACGCTGTGTACGCTGATGGGTTAAAGGTGTCGGAGGTGGCTGATGCCACCGCTGGGAGCACCCTGTTGGCATTTTCTCAGCTGCAGGTGCCCCTGATGTGCCAGAATGTCTCAGTGAGAACCATGTCACTCTGTGGTGAGTCCCTGGATTCAGTGCCAGCTCAGATCCCTGAGGACTGCTTCCCCTGTCACCAATCACTGGAGACCCCTCCCTTTAGCTACACTTGTGGCAACCCAGCCAGCTGCAGAGTCACTTTCCCCATCTGCCCTCAGAAGCTGGCACTGGCTCCTCTGAGTGCCAAGGCCAGCCCCTACACCCCTGGAAGCTATGGGGAGTCCCAGGCCAAGTTCCTAGAAGCATTCCGTGAAGAATCCCTGAGGAGGCAGTCTCTAATGTCCAACCTTAGCTCAGAAGGACAATGTCCCAGTTCAGGGGCTGGCATCCAAGCCCAGGGGCTCATAGAGGCCCGAGAGAGCTGCAAAAAAGATCTGCTCTTTCAAAAAGGTCACCAGAATCACAGGCCACCGTTGCTCAATGCCCAGCCTCGAGGGAGAGAAAACTGCTATAGGCACATGGGCACCAGAAAAAGCCTTGCTCCGGGATTCATCCATCTGTCTTCTGAGTGTGGGCCCTGGAAAGAACCATGTCAGGAAAAGCCTGCCCTGGAGAAGGCCTTTAGGCAAAAGCAGGATACCCAGGTGTTCACACCTCCCCAGCTGGGCACCAGCCAGCGATATGCATCTGACTTCTGTAACATTTTGGAGGAAGAGGCAGTGTGTTTGGATCTGTGGCCTCCAGAGGAGCAAGAGCAGAGGAAGGAGCTCAGGCCCCAGAGCAGGCGAGGACAGGCGGTGGGGAGCAAGCGAGAGTGCCAACTCTACGAACTCAGCTTGGCGCCGTGTCCAGCTCCCTCCAGCCAAGTCATTATGATGTCCAGGGCTGGCCCCCTCCAGTCGGGGGTGGGGGCTGAGCCTCCAGCCAGGGTCTTCATGGCCCTTTTTGATTATAACCCCCTGATGATGTCTGCCGACACCGAGGGTGTGCAGGAAGAGCTGGCCTTCCAGAAAGGGCAGTTGCTGAGAGTGTGGGGCTCTCGGGACCCCCGTGGTTTCTACCATGGCGAGTGCAATGGGCAAGTGGGCACCATCCCTGGACACCTCGTGGCCGAGGTGGAGGAGGGCATGGAGTGGACTGAAGAGAGGTGGCATTTGTGGGCACAAGGGCACCAGCCCTCTGTGGCCCACCTCGAGGACTCGGGGGGGCTCATCAGCCCCCAGGGCTCCTCCCCCATTCCCCAAGGAAACACCAGGAGGCCCCCACTGTGGACTCCAAAGACCATGATGGCGGCTCTGGACTATGATCCCAGGGCTGGGGGAGCAGGGGCCCGAGCAAAGGGCAAGCTGGCGGTGAAGGCGGGGGATGTGGTCACGGTCTACGGGCCTGTGGATGACAAGGGATTCTATTATGGAGAGTCAGGTGGCCACAGGGGCCTGGTTCCAGCCTATTTGCTGGATCACATGTCCCTCCATGGAGAGTGA